The Stigmatella aurantiaca DW4/3-1 genome contains the following window.
CCGTGAGGCTGAGTCTGGACCTCATTATTGTCTCGACGAGCGCATCATGAGGGAGAAGCAATCTGTCATGAGCCCGCCGGGGTAGGGCTCGCTGAGGTGGTGCGTGCGGCGAGGCGCAGCAACTCATCGTCCGAGAGCTGCTCGGTGGCGAGCGCGGAGGGCTCGGTTTTGACCCGTTCCACCTTTCCACTGCGGACGACGTGGAACTCGCCCGTGCCCTGGCCGGGAATCTTCGCGGTGAAGTCCACCCGCGCCTCGCTGAGCATGGGCTTCATCTTCTCCAGGGACGTCCGCTCCTTCACGCGGCCGATGAACCAGGAGCGGATGTTGTCGCGGCACTTGTAATCGAAGTCCCCCGGGCTCTGGGTGGCCAGGAGCAGCCCCAAGCCCCCCGAGCGTGCCCGCTTGATGAGGTTCTCCATGGGCTGCTTGGTGGAGGGCTGGCGCATCGCGGGCAGGTACATGTCCGCCTCGTCGAACATGAGGACGGCTTGGAGCGTGGGGGAGGGGTTGCGGCTGAGCCAGCGCGTCACGTCGATGAGCAGCTGGGATACCCAGAAGAGGACGTTGTTGTTGTCCCCGAGGAACTTGGTGCTCAGGATGCTCAGGCGCGTCTTGCCCGGCTTCGCGTGCGCGCCCCGGCCGAACAGCAGGTCCATGTCGAGCTTCTCGGCGTCGCGTCCCAGGAGCAGCCGGGCATCCAGGTTGAGCCGGTCCAGATCGTCGGCCACCTTGTCGAACAACTTCGTGTCCAGCCGGCCCGCGGCATTCACCAGGCGTGGATCCTTGTCCCCGATGAAGCGGACAAGCCGCGGCAAGGTGACATCATCGCTCGAGAGCTGGATGAACTGATCGATGGCCTGGGTGAGCAGGGTGCGGCAGGACTTGTCTTTGGGACTGTTCCGGTAGTCGAGCATGCCCGCCAGCGCCTCGGCGGCATGGCGAGTCCCCTGCTGGCGGTCGAACTCCGGCAGGGTGCTCAGCCCGTCCGGCACGATGGGGATGGCCAGCGGGCGGCCATTGGGATGGCCCGGGGTGAAGAGGGCCACATCGAGCCGCTCGTGGAGCTGGGCCCGGCGCTCGCTGCGGCGGGCGTCTGCCAGTGGGTGGGTCCAGAAGGCTTCGGAGGCGTAGCCCGCGAGATCTCCCTTCCGATCCACGAGGATGGCGGGGATGCCCTGGAGAAGAAGTTGCTCGATGACGTTGAGGGCGAGCGTCGTCTTGCCGCTGCCTGGACCTCCGAGGAACGCGGCGTGCTGCGTCAGCTCTTGGGGACTGAGCAGGACAGGCTCTCGCAGCAGGCTCTCCTCCTCGCCGATTCGAATGGCGTTGTGCTGCACGGGCGTTTTTTTGACGTCCTTCGGAGGCTGGATGGGCGGGTCTTCGGTCTTGCGCGGAGACTTGGGCGTGAGGTCTGCCGTTAGAGGGACCTGCTGCGGCTTGTCGTTGGCCGGAGGGAGGACCTGGGACTCTGGCGAGCGTGGTGCCAGGGGCTCCTTGGATCGCAAGTGGTCCAAGTCGAGGATGTCCCGTAGGGGCTTGAGCTGGGTGAGGGGCTTGGCGGAGCGCAGCCAGGCGGCGAAGTCGGGACGGGACCCATGCTGCTGACGGAAGTTGCGCAGGGACAACAGGGCGCGGCTGTCACTGTCCTCCAGCACCGCCCGGCGCCCGCCCTTGCTGATGAGCTTGCCGAGATGGATGGAGGTGGTGGCCTTGGGGTTGCTTGGAAAATCACTGGTTCGGACGACCACGGGCGTCCGGCCCCGGGCCTCCTTCCGGGCCTGCTCAATCTGGTTGGCGAGGCCGCCGCGCGCGGTGCCCTTGTTGCAGAGGGCCAGGTGCAGCTTCTCGTCTCCCGGGGAGACATCCACCTGGATGGACTCACCGGTGAGGCGCGCATCGAAGCGGTGCCCCGTCTCGACTTCCTCCGCGCTGGTCCGAAGCGCCCAGACGAGCAACTCGGCGATCTGGGCGTCCTCTTCGGGCGGTGGCGTGGAGTTCGTGGAACGGAAGTCGTTCCAGAGCTGGTCCAGCTCCAGCGCCTTCCGCTCCTCGTCCTTGGAAGGGAGCTTGGGCTGGGAAGCGGGGGGGCTCAAGGGGAAGTGCTCGGGCAACGCTCCCGTGCGGCTGGCCTGTTCGCGCCAGAG
Protein-coding sequences here:
- a CDS encoding AAA family ATPase, which produces MHSNDLRLASFLSDRTEVFHSIQHRHEIWREDPFDVETVHQGARATFERLLQRATTPPGLDSGRILLLLGDSGCGKTHLLRAFRTLAHERSLGFVGYMQMTTSTSNYGRYVLSNLIDSLDQPYHESTESRSGLRKLSDLLLSHCGKVAALLANPEQDSEDIPHLVETAADDLQKQARFKKLDLDLLRALLFLQRDDPRIRSRVLKYLRCEDLSGNDRKVLGELVPRIHDNHPQEMVEHLGQLAAVLGHSLVLCVDQLEGFDIEAANAQAFRRAMHLLCDFAERAPSSVIVISCLHTFWTGLRGQLTQSLLDRIERDPDTLKLENLRTAEEARLIAERRLEHLYALENAPFDPAEPTFPFPHEGFEKLAGLSTREVLDACRLWREQASRTGALPEHFPLSPPASQPKLPSKDEERKALELDQLWNDFRSTNSTPPPEEDAQIAELLVWALRTSAEEVETGHRFDARLTGESIQVDVSPGDEKLHLALCNKGTARGGLANQIEQARKEARGRTPVVVRTSDFPSNPKATTSIHLGKLISKGGRRAVLEDSDSRALLSLRNFRQQHGSRPDFAAWLRSAKPLTQLKPLRDILDLDHLRSKEPLAPRSPESQVLPPANDKPQQVPLTADLTPKSPRKTEDPPIQPPKDVKKTPVQHNAIRIGEEESLLREPVLLSPQELTQHAAFLGGPGSGKTTLALNVIEQLLLQGIPAILVDRKGDLAGYASEAFWTHPLADARRSERRAQLHERLDVALFTPGHPNGRPLAIPIVPDGLSTLPEFDRQQGTRHAAEALAGMLDYRNSPKDKSCRTLLTQAIDQFIQLSSDDVTLPRLVRFIGDKDPRLVNAAGRLDTKLFDKVADDLDRLNLDARLLLGRDAEKLDMDLLFGRGAHAKPGKTRLSILSTKFLGDNNNVLFWVSQLLIDVTRWLSRNPSPTLQAVLMFDEADMYLPAMRQPSTKQPMENLIKRARSGGLGLLLATQSPGDFDYKCRDNIRSWFIGRVKERTSLEKMKPMLSEARVDFTAKIPGQGTGEFHVVRSGKVERVKTEPSALATEQLSDDELLRLAARTTSASPTPAGS